A window from Bacteroidales bacterium encodes these proteins:
- a CDS encoding DUF5689 domain-containing protein produces MKTFFEIKKVWVLAIIASMLIATSCKKNFDIPPVEIPTFTLPDGATLINISELKARHTVLGALDSINDNVYVSGIVTANDESGNIYKSLYIQDTSGGLYIGLDRTSLYNIFKVGQQVFIKCQGLFLGDYGGMTQLGAIYNGEIGRIPDIYIDQHLFRNGLPGTTPEAELLTIPAITDAHLGMLIKLENMSFVEVGQTFSLSTGTTNRTITDGANTLIVRTSNYANFAANIIPGGIGTVYGILSVFNGDLQLYLRDLNDLSGFDFNAAIVLSEPFATVGSLGTFSQYSVTGAQVWAQSTYNDDTFAKMSGFSGSAIDNEDWLISPSLNLDNFTNEKLNFFTMMNYGTAGDGSLRLYFSTDYSSGNPTLATWTEITGMTLSSGGWVKTTSGDVDLSAINGTNVHIAFKYLSTTAGAATWEVGGILITGSHN; encoded by the coding sequence ATGAAAACATTTTTTGAGATAAAAAAAGTATGGGTGCTTGCAATTATTGCTTCTATGTTAATTGCCACAAGCTGCAAGAAAAACTTTGATATTCCTCCGGTTGAAATACCGACTTTTACCTTACCTGATGGAGCAACACTCATTAACATCAGTGAACTGAAAGCCCGCCATACCGTTTTAGGTGCCCTTGATAGTATAAATGATAATGTTTATGTGTCTGGTATCGTTACAGCCAACGATGAATCGGGGAATATTTATAAAAGCCTTTATATACAGGATACTTCTGGTGGATTGTATATTGGCCTTGACCGGACAAGTCTTTATAATATTTTCAAAGTGGGTCAACAGGTGTTTATCAAATGCCAGGGTTTATTTTTGGGGGATTATGGAGGAATGACACAGCTTGGAGCTATTTACAACGGAGAAATCGGCCGGATTCCCGACATTTATATTGACCAACATTTGTTTCGCAATGGATTACCCGGGACAACGCCTGAGGCTGAATTGTTGACCATCCCAGCTATAACAGACGCTCATCTGGGAATGCTTATCAAACTTGAAAATATGAGCTTCGTTGAAGTGGGACAAACTTTTTCATTGTCAACAGGAACAACCAACCGTACAATTACTGATGGGGCAAATACTTTGATTGTAAGAACCAGCAATTATGCAAATTTTGCAGCCAATATCATCCCGGGGGGCATAGGCACCGTTTATGGCATACTGAGTGTTTTCAACGGCGATTTACAACTTTATCTGCGAGATTTAAACGACCTTAGTGGTTTTGATTTCAATGCTGCTATTGTTTTAAGCGAACCTTTTGCAACAGTTGGCTCTCTTGGAACTTTTTCACAATATAGTGTAACCGGAGCACAGGTATGGGCGCAGTCAACATATAACGATGATACTTTTGCAAAAATGTCAGGATTTTCAGGATCGGCAATCGATAACGAAGACTGGCTGATTTCGCCTTCTCTGAACCTGGATAATTTCACCAATGAAAAACTTAATTTCTTTACCATGATGAATTATGGCACAGCAGGCGATGGTTCCCTCCGCCTTTATTTCTCTACAGACTATTCATCCGGGAATCCCACGCTGGCAACGTGGACAGAAATCACCGGAATGACACTTTCATCGGGTGGATGGGTTAAAACTACTTCCGGGGATGTTGACCTCTCGGCAATAAACGGTACTAACGTGCATATTGCGTTTAAATATTTATCTACTACTGCCGGTGCGGCTACATGGGAGGTAGGAGGCATTTTGATAACTGGATCTCACAATTAA
- a CDS encoding carboxypeptidase-like regulatory domain-containing protein, producing the protein MKKALLLFFLTFLTANYLIAQKAIIQGKVVDYTGTPIQGVNVSVGEKNTLTGTDGKFSIEIEQYAQVRIIFSVDGYEYRAINSNVASPVFNLGMVEISYSGHNNFVSDGYTDAAAGSVVSEDEVKDQYVAGLLHSSTDAFVSVSGYTLSAGYFRPRGYDNEYSEVLISGLSMNDPETGRPSFSDWGGLNDATRFKESSYGLSPTRFSFGTLIGTQDIDVRASHQRKQIKLSYAFSNRTYQHRAMLTGSTGLMKNGWAVTASLSTRLGNHGYVEGTPYEAYSYFLSVEKKIGKKHFISFTGFGAPAKRGMQSAAVQEIYDMLEDNYYNPNWGWQEGKVRNARIRNSHEPVLMLSHYYDINDKIKLTTTFGFSFGRTGTTALNWYNAADPRPDYYRYLPSWQENVDPETAADPLLVQDIINAWKTDENVRQINWNELYQINYLSYLSGDQAKYILEERRLDHWQEALSSHLNYEINKHIFFSGGLNINLYKSRNYKVINDMLDGMTDVTTGEPYTGYWIDVDQYSERDFPSDTNMLQNDLNNPGEKKYKGDVFGYDYDVHINSANIWALSEFSFNHFDFFAGIKLSGTQLWRDGKMKNGRFPDDSYGKSAKHSFFDYAVKAGVTYKPTGRHYIALNGAYMTMAPSFNDIYISPRVRNTAISDIRPRKIFSTDLSYIIRYPVVKARLTGFYTQFWDDTKYNSFYHDDLQTFVNYMMVGINKTHMGIELGVEVKIIPELSVVAAGSYGEYRYSNQPSAFMSVENGSQPDSTQKIYCKNFFVNGTPQAAGSLGLKLAYPVNWIKNVNETWYANVNANIFANNWVDFNPSRRTSQALDGLMPDDPQIITITEQHLAYEKPQFTLDASLGKTFAFKKYYIGINASVSNILDNKKMITSGYEQLRFDYETKNIDKFPAKYYYGFGRTYFIMITFRY; encoded by the coding sequence ATGAAAAAGGCATTATTGTTGTTTTTCCTGACATTTTTAACGGCAAATTATCTTATTGCTCAGAAAGCCATTATACAAGGCAAAGTAGTAGATTACACAGGAACCCCTATTCAAGGTGTGAATGTATCGGTGGGTGAAAAAAATACTCTTACCGGAACTGATGGTAAATTTTCAATAGAAATTGAGCAATATGCGCAGGTACGAATTATTTTTAGTGTTGACGGCTATGAATATAGGGCCATTAATTCAAATGTTGCATCTCCTGTTTTCAATCTGGGAATGGTTGAAATATCTTACTCCGGTCATAATAACTTCGTTTCAGATGGATATACAGATGCTGCTGCAGGAAGTGTGGTTTCGGAAGATGAAGTCAAAGACCAGTATGTTGCAGGTCTATTACATTCTTCCACAGATGCATTTGTTTCGGTATCAGGGTATACACTCAGTGCCGGTTATTTTCGCCCCCGTGGTTATGACAACGAATATTCAGAAGTATTAATCAGCGGGCTATCCATGAATGACCCCGAAACCGGCAGGCCAAGTTTTTCGGACTGGGGCGGGCTTAACGATGCCACGCGTTTCAAAGAAAGCTCTTACGGCCTTAGCCCGACACGTTTTTCTTTTGGCACTTTAATCGGTACACAGGATATTGATGTGAGGGCTTCTCACCAGCGAAAACAGATTAAGCTGTCGTACGCTTTTTCAAACCGGACATATCAGCACCGTGCCATGCTCACCGGTTCTACCGGCCTCATGAAAAACGGCTGGGCAGTAACAGCTTCCTTGTCAACAAGGCTTGGTAACCACGGATATGTTGAAGGAACCCCGTACGAGGCATATTCCTATTTTCTTTCTGTAGAAAAGAAGATCGGGAAAAAACATTTTATCTCATTTACGGGCTTTGGGGCGCCAGCAAAAAGAGGTATGCAGTCGGCTGCCGTACAGGAAATTTATGACATGCTGGAAGACAATTATTACAATCCAAACTGGGGTTGGCAGGAAGGGAAAGTCCGCAATGCACGTATAAGAAACAGCCATGAACCGGTGTTAATGTTGTCGCACTATTATGATATTAATGATAAAATAAAGCTCACAACAACATTTGGTTTCAGCTTCGGCAGGACAGGCACTACTGCTCTTAACTGGTACAATGCCGCTGACCCGCGCCCTGATTATTACAGGTACCTTCCAAGCTGGCAGGAAAATGTTGACCCGGAAACAGCTGCAGATCCCCTCTTGGTTCAGGATATTATCAATGCATGGAAAACAGATGAAAATGTCAGGCAAATTAACTGGAATGAGTTGTATCAGATAAATTATCTTAGCTATCTCAGTGGTGACCAGGCAAAATATATCCTTGAAGAACGCCGTCTTGACCACTGGCAGGAAGCACTTTCATCACACCTGAATTACGAAATTAACAAACATATATTTTTCAGCGGAGGGTTGAATATTAACCTATATAAAAGCCGTAACTACAAAGTCATAAATGATATGCTTGACGGAATGACAGACGTAACTACGGGAGAGCCTTACACAGGCTACTGGATTGATGTTGACCAGTACTCTGAACGAGACTTTCCTTCAGATACAAATATGTTACAAAACGACTTAAATAACCCCGGGGAGAAAAAATATAAAGGAGATGTTTTCGGGTATGACTATGATGTGCATATTAATTCTGCAAACATTTGGGCGCTTAGTGAATTTTCTTTTAATCACTTTGATTTCTTTGCTGGAATTAAACTTTCCGGTACACAGCTGTGGAGAGACGGAAAAATGAAAAACGGACGCTTCCCTGATGATTCATACGGGAAGTCGGCAAAACATAGCTTTTTCGACTACGCTGTTAAAGCCGGTGTTACTTATAAACCAACCGGCAGACATTATATTGCACTTAATGGCGCTTACATGACTATGGCCCCGTCTTTTAACGACATTTATATCTCGCCAAGGGTAAGAAATACAGCCATAAGCGACATTAGACCCCGAAAGATTTTTAGTACTGATTTGAGTTATATTATCCGTTATCCTGTTGTGAAAGCCAGGCTTACCGGGTTTTACACACAATTCTGGGATGACACCAAATACAATAGTTTTTATCATGATGACCTACAGACTTTTGTTAACTATATGATGGTGGGTATAAACAAAACGCATATGGGTATTGAATTAGGTGTTGAAGTGAAAATAATTCCAGAATTGTCAGTTGTTGCAGCAGGTTCTTATGGAGAGTACAGGTATTCAAATCAGCCGTCTGCGTTCATGTCTGTTGAAAATGGTTCGCAGCCTGATTCGACACAAAAAATCTATTGTAAAAACTTTTTTGTAAATGGCACACCACAAGCCGCAGGCTCTCTGGGTTTGAAACTGGCTTATCCTGTAAACTGGATTAAAAATGTAAATGAGACATGGTATGCTAATGTCAATGCAAATATCTTTGCAAACAATTGGGTTGATTTTAATCCCAGCCGCCGCACTTCACAAGCTCTTGATGGTCTGATGCCCGATGACCCGCAAATTATTACTATTACTGAGCAACATCTGGCATACGAAAAACCCCAGTTTACACTGGATGCGTCTTTAGGCAAAACATTTGCTTTTAAAAAGTACTATATCGGGATAAATGCCAGTGTCAGCAACATTCTTGATAATAAAAAAATGATTACCTCCGGCTATGAGCAGCTCAGGTTTGATTATGAAACAAAAAATATTGACAAGTTTCCTGCAAAATACTATTATGGCTTTGGCAGGACATATTTCATTATGATTACATTCAGATATTAA
- a CDS encoding endonuclease, whose amino-acid sequence MKKLSGKILIVLFGFLLPFVIQAQTLLPASWDCSPESIPDGWTTNISDYYVSSAYYHSPPNAAKFEATGKYITVHFVDKPDSLKYYLRGASFSGGTFSVQQSQNGSTWTDVRIFTNANIPNSSLQTAQPFKEKLLSVTRYVRFIYTNKSGGNVAVDDIMITPLPPGPEAYIKIKLNNIFIPSGGTAVYGNASPVNFIVINQGTDSTLRLNSAVFSGVDASMFSCPDIPLNIPPNDSVFLAVHFSPSGASGTKTASISISNNDSGNNPYILNLWAVNGCCATEPTQAATNLNFSYVKSYKFRVNFSDGTTPPEKYLVLKKSSPITEQPLDGQSYRKGEYIGGAQVSYIGPAGYFYPSNVIANTHYYIKIFSLNGFQGYENYLTSAIAAADTTTPENMIEDYYDSIDELSPTLWQDLHTLINNHYSQYYSNYTSYLVDNFESRDTLTDGYSRKVITCAYSGENYVYSEPFAFLYFSREHNFCQSWMPTSNDANFTDFPEYSDYHNLMPVNQNKINVYRLNYPLGKVVTIQYQYLDAKKGLDSSGNVVFEPRDKIKGDCARSMFYQILCYDGVNGNDWYLPTVIDSATMYGQNESLLKQWNLQDPPDNYEIARNDYIHSLQQNRNPFIDKPEWANKFGFGVYSGLDENKKQTGDVRISPNPNDGAFTIFNYTQKDSFFEFFDIMGKRIFATNLKSGFFQKIKLQELNSGIYLYKVKDKLNFFETGKIIILK is encoded by the coding sequence ATGAAAAAACTATCCGGAAAAATTCTAATTGTGTTGTTTGGATTTTTATTACCGTTTGTTATCCAGGCACAGACATTGCTACCGGCATCCTGGGACTGCTCCCCGGAATCTATCCCGGACGGATGGACAACTAATATATCTGACTATTATGTTTCATCGGCTTATTATCATTCGCCACCCAATGCAGCAAAATTTGAAGCAACAGGGAAGTATATAACCGTTCATTTTGTTGACAAACCTGATAGCCTGAAATATTATTTACGCGGCGCCTCTTTTTCAGGGGGTACTTTTTCCGTTCAGCAATCACAAAACGGCAGTACATGGACTGATGTGAGAATTTTTACAAATGCCAATATTCCTAATAGCAGTTTACAAACTGCTCAGCCTTTTAAAGAAAAACTACTATCAGTAACACGTTATGTCAGGTTTATATATACAAACAAATCAGGTGGTAATGTGGCTGTAGATGATATTATGATTACACCATTACCCCCCGGCCCTGAGGCATACATAAAGATTAAACTGAATAATATTTTTATTCCATCGGGAGGTACAGCAGTTTACGGCAACGCTTCTCCGGTAAATTTTATAGTGATAAATCAGGGAACCGATTCCACTCTTAGGCTTAACTCTGCAGTTTTCAGCGGGGTAGATGCTTCGATGTTCTCTTGCCCGGATATTCCACTAAATATTCCACCCAATGACTCGGTATTCCTTGCAGTACATTTTAGCCCATCAGGAGCTTCAGGAACTAAAACAGCAAGTATAAGTATCAGCAACAACGACTCCGGCAACAATCCTTATATTTTGAACCTATGGGCTGTGAACGGATGTTGTGCTACCGAACCCACACAGGCAGCCACAAACCTCAATTTTTCGTATGTCAAATCATATAAATTCCGTGTGAATTTTTCTGACGGGACCACTCCGCCGGAAAAATACCTTGTACTGAAAAAATCTTCACCAATAACAGAACAACCACTTGACGGGCAAAGCTATCGGAAGGGGGAATATATAGGTGGCGCTCAGGTGTCTTATATCGGGCCTGCCGGATATTTTTACCCATCCAATGTAATAGCCAATACTCATTACTATATAAAAATATTTTCTCTTAACGGTTTTCAGGGGTATGAAAATTATCTTACTTCAGCCATAGCTGCGGCAGATACAACCACACCCGAAAATATGATAGAGGATTATTATGACAGCATTGATGAACTTTCACCAACATTATGGCAAGACCTTCATACACTTATCAACAACCATTATTCTCAATATTACAGCAATTACACCTCTTATCTTGTGGATAATTTTGAAAGCCGTGATACACTTACCGATGGATATTCAAGAAAAGTAATCACATGTGCTTACTCTGGAGAAAATTATGTGTACAGCGAACCTTTTGCTTTTCTGTATTTTAGCAGGGAGCATAATTTCTGCCAGAGTTGGATGCCTACCTCTAATGATGCCAACTTTACCGACTTTCCTGAATATAGTGACTATCACAACCTGATGCCAGTCAACCAGAATAAAATTAATGTGTACCGTCTTAATTATCCCCTTGGAAAAGTTGTTACAATTCAATATCAATATTTAGATGCAAAAAAAGGCCTCGATTCTTCGGGAAATGTCGTTTTCGAGCCCCGCGACAAGATAAAAGGTGATTGCGCAAGATCGATGTTTTATCAGATACTATGCTATGACGGTGTGAACGGAAACGACTGGTATTTGCCAACGGTTATTGATTCTGCAACAATGTATGGGCAGAACGAAAGCCTTCTGAAACAATGGAATTTACAAGACCCTCCGGATAATTATGAAATAGCCAGAAATGATTACATACATTCATTACAACAAAACCGTAATCCTTTTATTGATAAGCCCGAATGGGCGAACAAATTCGGATTTGGTGTGTATAGCGGCTTAGATGAAAATAAAAAGCAAACCGGAGATGTTAGAATATCACCAAACCCTAATGACGGAGCTTTTACGATATTTAACTATACTCAAAAAGATAGTTTTTTTGAGTTTTTCGAT